From the Nodularia sp. NIES-3585 genome, one window contains:
- a CDS encoding metallophosphoesterase, with amino-acid sequence MHWLLSGSLTLERLTVMIKSLPVSLEGKKLVQMSDFHYDGLRLSEEMLEQAIAASNQLKPDLVLLTGDFVTTSTEPIHDLASRLKQLKSQAGIYAILGNHDIYYKHSKSEITNALTNIGINVLWNQIAYPFGTELPLVGLADRYSREFNPRVVMNQLDSDTPRIVLSHNPDTAELLQGWRVDLQLSGHTHGGQIVIPGLGPILLYYKKILQNIPMKLRYCFPFLQRNYLIIRHWEWAQGLHQVGNNQLYVNRGLGTYLPGRLFCPPEVTEIILQRA; translated from the coding sequence ATGCACTGGTTATTATCTGGTTCTTTGACTCTAGAAAGATTAACGGTTATGATCAAGAGTTTGCCTGTATCTTTAGAAGGTAAGAAATTGGTGCAGATGTCAGACTTTCATTATGATGGTTTGCGACTTTCAGAAGAAATGTTAGAACAGGCGATCGCAGCTAGTAACCAATTAAAACCAGATTTAGTTTTATTGACTGGCGACTTTGTAACTACAAGCACCGAACCCATTCATGACCTAGCCTCACGACTCAAACAGCTAAAAAGTCAGGCTGGTATTTATGCCATATTGGGTAATCACGATATCTATTACAAACACTCAAAAAGCGAAATTACAAATGCCTTAACTAACATAGGTATTAACGTCCTGTGGAATCAAATCGCCTATCCTTTCGGAACAGAATTACCATTAGTCGGACTAGCGGATCGTTATTCACGAGAATTCAATCCCAGAGTAGTAATGAACCAACTAGATTCTGACACACCTCGGATTGTATTATCTCATAACCCTGATACGGCCGAATTATTGCAAGGGTGGCGAGTAGATTTGCAATTATCTGGTCACACACACGGTGGTCAAATTGTGATTCCCGGACTAGGTCCGATATTACTTTACTACAAAAAAATTTTGCAAAATATACCTATGAAACTACGGTATTGCTTTCCATTTCTGCAAAGAAACTACTTAATCATCCGTCATTGGGAATGGGCGCAAGGTTTACATCAAGTAGGAAATAATCAGCTATATGTCAATCGTGGTTTGGGGACTTATTTACCAGGGCGCTTATTTTGTCCTCCTGAAGTTACAGAAATTATCCTCCAAAGGGCATAG